GCTCACCTCGACGATCCCGTGCGTCTGGCGGACGTGGATGAACGAGTCGCCGAGGATGCGCGGCATCCGATCGTTCACCTCCACGACCACCTTCTTCGCGTGTTGGCAGGCCGTCTTGGTCGCGAGGGTCTCCACGCCGAGGCTCATGAAGCCGTGGAGATCGGGAGGAGAGACCTGAACCATTGCGATATCAAGAGGAACGATTCCCTCGCGGAAAAGCCGCGGGATCATGTAGAGGAAGATCGGCATGTAGTCGGCGCGTCCCTCGTTGACCGCCTTGCGGTCCGCGGGGCCCACGAAGAGGGAATTGTGCCGGAAATGCCCTTCCATCTCGGGGCGGGAAAGAGGGTCTTCCCCGAGAAGCAACACGTGATTGAGCTGGACGTTCTCGAGCTCCTCGTAGCGCTCCGCGAGGGCCTCCACGAGGGAGATCGGAATGGCCGCGTTTCCCCCGTAGTAGACCCGATTCCCGCTCTTGACCAACTTCGCGGCGTCCGTCGCCGAGCATAACTTGGACTTGTAATCGTCGAGCCAGTTCATGATCCTTCTAGCTTTCCTTCCGGAGGATTTCCGCCAGCGAAACCTGCGGGATTCCGAGGGCCTCTCCAGCGCGGGCGTTGACCATCTGCCCCTTGTACATGTACGTGCCCCCCGCGAGGCCGGGATCCTCCAGGAGCGCTCTCTCTAGTCCTTTTTCCGCGATCTTCAAGATGAAGGGCAACGCGCCGTCCGCCATGGCGCGCGTGGCGGTCCGGGGAATGTCGGAGGTCATGTTGGGAATGCAACAGTGCACGACGTCGTGCACGCGGTAGGTCGGATCCTCGGGAGTGGTCGGCCGGCTCGTTTCGACGCAGCCGCCCTGATCGATCGACACGTCGATGATCACGCTTCCCGGCTTCATCGCTCGAACCATCGCATCCGTGACGAGAAGCGGAGACCGGCCTCCCGGGATGAGAACCGCGCCGATCAGAACATCGGCGATCGCGGTGTAGCGCTCGAGCCTCGCGACGCCGCCGACGGCGGTCATCACCTGACTGCCGAGCAGGCGCGCGGCCCTTCTGAGCTTGCGGATGTCCTGGTCGATGAGGATGACTTGCGCGCCGCGCGCCACGGCGTGCCGGGCCGCGGTGACCCCGACGGTGCCCGCGCCGAGAATGACGACGGTGGCCGGCGGTAGACCCGGCGCACTCCCGAGGAGAATTCCTCTCCCCCCCGGCTCGTAGCGGAGAAGCTGCGCCGCCGTATCCACCGCCATCTGCCCGGCCAGCTCGCTCAGCGGGAGAAGGGCGGAGAGATCTCCGTCCGGGCCGCGGATGATCTCGTAGCCGATCAGGGTGGCCCGCGCCTCGATCAGCTTCTCCACGAGCTCGCGCGGGGCGACCGCAAGATGGTGGAACGCGCAGAGGACGCTCTCTTCCTTGAGAAGGCCGACCTCCTCGAGGGAGAGGGCGCCGAAACGACAGACGAGGTCCGCGCGGTTGTAGATCTCCTCGGGGCCGTAGACGATCCGGCCGCCCGCGTCGGCGTAGTCCTCGTCGCTGAAATGCGCGGCCTTCCCAGCTCCTCGCTCGATGTAAACTACGCTGCCGCAATCTGTTAGGCGGGCGACGCCGAACGGGTTGAGCCCCACCCGGTGCTCGTGGCGGCTCGTCTCACGCGGTACTCCGATAACCATGTCATCTTCCTCCTCACGCAACCCGAGAATCGTATCGCGAGCGGGAAGCGGCGACAAGAGGTAACCTTGGTCCGAGCCCGGCGCGCTCAGAGAGGCGAAGCGGGAGGAAGCGCGCCGAGATCGTTATGGAGGTCAACAATGAGAGTACGAAATGTTCATCACATCGAGCCGAAGGACGCCGGGATGGCGGGCGTCCGGATCCGGGTCGCGATCGGCAGGGACGAGGGGGCGCCGAACTTCGTGATGCGCTACTTCGATGTCGCCCCCGGGTGTTCGACCGCGGACCACGCGCATGCGTGGGAGCACGAAGTGTACGTGGCGAGAGGGCGGGGCGCCGTCGTGACGAAAGAGGGGCCGGCCCCGATCGGGGCGGGCGACACCGTCTATGTCGCGCCGAACGAGCAGCATCACTTCGAGAATCGCGGGGAGGAACCGCTCGAGTTCGTCTGCGTGGTCCCGCACACGGATTGACTCAGGCAGAGGACCCGCCTATCGTGATTCCGCGCAATGGGTTGCGCCGGACGCCGAGAACGGTCCCGGCGATCGCCGGTCGGCCGCTCGGGGAGTTCCGCTCTTCCCCGCGGGCGGAAAGACGTCTATAATGCGAGGTCGACCTCGGCGGACATCGCCGCGCCTCGCGGCCATCCATTCGGTCGAAACAGAACCTGCAGCAAGAGGGAATCGATATGCCGAGCAACATCGGGAATCCGGAAGAGCGCCGGCTGAGCTTCTCCTGGAGCGACGCGCGCAAGGAACTCGATTTTCCGGAAGATTCGCACAACATCGGGTGGTACTGCTCGGACCGGATCTGCGATCTCGGGATGGGCGAGAAGACCGCGCTCGTCTGGGAGGCGGTGGACGGCAGGGTCGCGCGCTTCACCTTCAACGATCTTCGCGTCTACTCGAACGCCTACGCGAAGCATCTCTCCGGCCTCGGTCTCCGGCCGGGCGATCGCGTGGCGGTCTTTCTGGAGCGCGTTCCGGAGCTCTACATCGGGATGCTGGGAGGCCTGAAGGCGGGGCTCATCATGCAGCCTCTCTTCTCCGCGTTCGGAGAAGACGCGCTCGAAAAGCGGCTCTCGAACGCCGAGACGAGCGCGATTCTGACCTGCCGGAAGCTGACCTTTCGTGTGCGAAAGATTCGGGAGCGTTGTCCGTCCCTCCGGCACGTGATCGTCAGCGATCCGGGCGATCTGTCGTTTCAAGAGGGAGAGACCGCCTTCGGGCTGGAGACGGCGAAGCCGGTCGAGTCGTTCGCGTGTTATCCGGCCGATCCGGAGACCCCGTCGATCCTGCACTACACGTCGGGAACGACCGGCATGCCGAAGGGCGCGCTTCACGTCCACGGGTCTCTTCCCGCCCAAGCGCTCACCTCGAAGTGGGTGCTCGACATCAAGGACGGGGATATCTACTGGTGCACCGCGGATCCCGGCTGGGTGACCGGAACGAGCTACGGGATCATCGGGCCGTGGGCGATCGGCGCGACGCAGTACGTTCTCGAGGCGGGGTTCATCATCGACCGGTGGTACCGCGCGATTCAGGATCAGAAGATCACCGTCTGGTACAGCGCTCCGACCGCCATCCGGATGCTGATGAAAGAGGGGGAGGCGAAGACGAAGCAGTACGATCTTTCTTCACTTCGCCACTTGTGCAGCGTCGGCGAGCCCTTGAACCCTGAAGCGGTCGTTTGGAGCGAGCGCGTCTACGGGCTTCCCTTCCACGACACCTGGTGGCAGACCGAGACGGGGTGCATCCAGGTGACGAACGTGCCGGGGTTGGAGATTCGCCCGGGGAGCATGGGAAAGCCGTTCCCCGGAGTAACGGCGGCGGTTCTCGCCCACGATTTCACGGAGATCCGCGAGCCGAACAAGCAGGGATTGCTCGCGCTGAAGCCTCCGTGGCCGTCGATGTTCCGGACCTACTGGCGCAACCCGAGCGCCTACGAGAGCAAGTTCAAGAACGGGTGGTACCTCACCGGAGACCGCGCCCGGATCGACGAGGACGGATTCTACTGGTTCATGGGGCGCGACGACGACGTGATCAACACCGCGGGGCATCTCGTGGGGCCGTTCGAGATCGAGAGCGCGCTCCTCGAGCACGAGGCGGTGGCCGAGAGCGCGGCGATCGGAAAGCCGGATCCCGTCAACATGGAGGTCGTCAAGGCGTTCGTTGCCTTGAAGGCGGGTTTCGAGCCGAGCAAGAAGCTCGAGATGTCGATCATGAACTTCATCCGCAAGAAGCTCTCGCCGCTCGCGATGCCGCAGGAGATCGAGTTCGTCGAGAAGCTTCCGAAGACGCGGTCGGGGAAGATCATGAGGCGCGTTCTGAGGGCGCAGGAGCTCGGCCAAGAAGTGGGCGATCTATCGACGCTGGACGACAACTAGGAGGAATGGGGCGGCGGACGCCGCGAGGGCCCCAGCCTGGAGGATCGGATACATGAGCGACGACCTGAAGCGGAAGATCATCGAGTTCATTCGGGAAGAGTATCTTGAGGACGACAGCATGGAGCTCAAGGACGACACGCCTCTCATTTCGAGCGGCATCGTCGATTCCTTCTCGATGGTCTCCTTGAAGATGTATCTCGAAGTGGAGCTCGGAATCAAGATGACGGACGAGGAGGCGAGCACCGAGGCGTTCGACTCGGTGAACAGCATCCTCGAGCTGGTGCGGAAGAAGCTGGCGGAGAAGAAATAGCGAGGAGTCTGTTCCGGCGCGGCGGGGCCGACTCGAGCGTCCGGGGTCTTCGCGAGGTGGTCGCATGGCATACACAAGCGCGGTGCGCGAACAATTCCGAAACACGCTGAAAGAGGTCGAGGAGGCGGGGCTCTATAAGGACGAGCGCTACATTTGCAGCGAGCAGGGCGTGGAGATCGTCGTCGAGTACCCGCGCGGCTCCAAGCCGATGAAGGTCCTGAATTTCTGCGCGAACAATTACCTCGGGCTTTCGAGCCATCCGGACGTGACGGCCGCCGCGCAGAAGGGGCTCGAGGAACGCGGCTACGGGATGAGCAGTGTCCGCTTCATCTGCGGCACGCAGGACCTTCACAACAAGCTCGAGAAGCGGGTCGCGGAGTACCTCGGAAAGGAAGACGCGATCCTCTTCTCCTCGTGCTTCGACGCGAACGCGGCGATCTTCGAGGTCCTCTTCGACGAGAAGGACGTGCTCCTGAACGACCGATTGATCCACGCGAGCTTGATCGACGGGATCCGCCTCTGTTCGGCTCAGAGGGACAGCTACAAGAACGCCGATTGCGCGCACCTCGAGAAGAAGCTAGAGATGTGGAAGCCTCGCGCCCGGAACATCTGCATCGTGACGGACGGCGTCTTCAGCATGGACGGGATCCTTGCGCCGCTCGACAAGATCGCGGATCTCGCCGACCGGTACGGGGCGATGGTCCTCGTGGACGACAGCCACGCGACCGGCTTCATCGGAAAGACCGGGCGGGGGACGCCGGAGCATTTCGGCGTGATGGATCGGATCGACATCATCACGACGACGCTCGGGAAGGCGCTCGGAGGCGCGAGCGGAGGGGTCGTCGCGGGTCCCCGCGAGGTGACCGAGATGCTCCGCAATCGCGGACGGCCCTATCTCTTCTCGAACGCCGTCCCGCCCCCCATCATTTCGGCCGCGCTCCGAGTGATCGACCTCGTGAGCGAGACGACGAAGCTCCGCGACAAGCTCGAATGGAATGCGCGGTATTTCCGGGAGAAGATGGACGCCGCGGGCTTCCGTCTCGTTCCGGGGGAGACCCCGATCGTTCCGGTCATGCTCGGCGACGCGAAGCTCGCCAACGATATGGCGCGCGAGCTTCTTCAAGAGGGGATCTACGTCATCGGCTTCTCGCACCCGGTCGTTCCGATGGGGAAGGCGAGGATCCGCGTGCAGCTCTCCGCGGCTCACGAGAAGGAGCACATCGACAAGGCGGTCGATGCGTTCATCAAGGTCGGGAAGAAGCTCGGCGTGATTCGGTGAGGACCGACGGATGGCAAAGAGCCAGTGGGCCGCGTTCTTCGACGATCACGCCCCGCGGTACGACGAGAACGTCTTCACGAAGAACACGCTCGCCGAGGTCGATTTCCTGATCGAAGCTCTCGGCCTCTCGCGAGGGGACTCGATCTTGGACATCGGGTGCGGCACCGGGCGACACGCGGTCGAGCTCGCCTCGAGGGGGTTCGACGTCACCGGCCTCGACATCTCGTCCGGGATGCTCGCGGAGGCGAGGAAGCGGGCTTCCTCGGCGGGCGTCGAGGTCGCTTGGGTCCATGCGGACGCGAGGCGCTTCGCCTTCCGGCGCGGGTTCGACGCGGTCGTCTGTCTCTGCGAGGGGGCCTTCGGGCTTCTGACGGACGCCGACGATCCGATCGGCCAACCGCTCGCGATTCTCCGGAACGCCGCGGGTTCGATGAAGACCGGCGCCCGCGCCCTCTTCACCGTCTTGAACGCCATGAGGATGATCCGGAGGGCGAAGGGAGAGGGGGCCGAGGATGCCGAATTCGATCCGATCGCCCTGGCGGAGCGCACCGACTGCTTGCCTCCGGGATCCTCGAGGAAGTACTCCCTCTTCGAACGCGGCTTCGTTCCGACCGAGCTGGTTCTCCTCTTCGGAACGGCCGGTCTCGAAGTGCTCGAGATCTGGGGCGGAACCGCGGGAAACTGGGGGAGGCGTCCGATCGATCCGGACGAGTACGAGATCATGGTTCTGGCGCAGAAGCCCGAGCGTCCTCCCGCTCCCCCCTTCGGCTTCTTCGCACGCCGTGAATTCGGTACCTGATACCCCATTTCGATACCCCATTTCACGGAAGGAGTCCGCCGTGCAGCTGGACAGGCATCGGAAGATCGGGTATCAGGTGCCGAATGTGCGCGGGATTCGACGCCTGATTTTCGGTGGAGCGGGGATCGGGCGGTTCGCTACACTCTTCACATGAAGCATCGCCTTCCGCCGATCAGCGAGATGGAGCGGGCCTGCCGCGAGCGCGACGCCTCCTACGACGGGATCTTCTTCCTCGCGGTGCGAACGACCGGCGTCTTCTGCCGCCCCTCCTGTCCGGCGCGGAGACCTCTTCCCCGCAATGTCGAGTACTTCCCGAGCGCTCGCGAGGCCTTGAAGGCCGGCTATCGGGCC
This window of the Candidatus Eisenbacteria bacterium genome carries:
- a CDS encoding alanine dehydrogenase, translated to MVIGVPRETSRHEHRVGLNPFGVARLTDCGSVVYIERGAGKAAHFSDEDYADAGGRIVYGPEEIYNRADLVCRFGALSLEEVGLLKEESVLCAFHHLAVAPRELVEKLIEARATLIGYEIIRGPDGDLSALLPLSELAGQMAVDTAAQLLRYEPGGRGILLGSAPGLPPATVVILGAGTVGVTAARHAVARGAQVILIDQDIRKLRRAARLLGSQVMTAVGGVARLERYTAIADVLIGAVLIPGGRSPLLVTDAMVRAMKPGSVIIDVSIDQGGCVETSRPTTPEDPTYRVHDVVHCCIPNMTSDIPRTATRAMADGALPFILKIAEKGLERALLEDPGLAGGTYMYKGQMVNARAGEALGIPQVSLAEILRKES
- a CDS encoding cupin domain-containing protein, translating into MRVRNVHHIEPKDAGMAGVRIRVAIGRDEGAPNFVMRYFDVAPGCSTADHAHAWEHEVYVARGRGAVVTKEGPAPIGAGDTVYVAPNEQHHFENRGEEPLEFVCVVPHTD
- the acsA gene encoding acetate--CoA ligase codes for the protein MPSNIGNPEERRLSFSWSDARKELDFPEDSHNIGWYCSDRICDLGMGEKTALVWEAVDGRVARFTFNDLRVYSNAYAKHLSGLGLRPGDRVAVFLERVPELYIGMLGGLKAGLIMQPLFSAFGEDALEKRLSNAETSAILTCRKLTFRVRKIRERCPSLRHVIVSDPGDLSFQEGETAFGLETAKPVESFACYPADPETPSILHYTSGTTGMPKGALHVHGSLPAQALTSKWVLDIKDGDIYWCTADPGWVTGTSYGIIGPWAIGATQYVLEAGFIIDRWYRAIQDQKITVWYSAPTAIRMLMKEGEAKTKQYDLSSLRHLCSVGEPLNPEAVVWSERVYGLPFHDTWWQTETGCIQVTNVPGLEIRPGSMGKPFPGVTAAVLAHDFTEIREPNKQGLLALKPPWPSMFRTYWRNPSAYESKFKNGWYLTGDRARIDEDGFYWFMGRDDDVINTAGHLVGPFEIESALLEHEAVAESAAIGKPDPVNMEVVKAFVALKAGFEPSKKLEMSIMNFIRKKLSPLAMPQEIEFVEKLPKTRSGKIMRRVLRAQELGQEVGDLSTLDDN
- a CDS encoding acyl carrier protein, translating into MSDDLKRKIIEFIREEYLEDDSMELKDDTPLISSGIVDSFSMVSLKMYLEVELGIKMTDEEASTEAFDSVNSILELVRKKLAEKK
- a CDS encoding glycine C-acetyltransferase, which translates into the protein MAYTSAVREQFRNTLKEVEEAGLYKDERYICSEQGVEIVVEYPRGSKPMKVLNFCANNYLGLSSHPDVTAAAQKGLEERGYGMSSVRFICGTQDLHNKLEKRVAEYLGKEDAILFSSCFDANAAIFEVLFDEKDVLLNDRLIHASLIDGIRLCSAQRDSYKNADCAHLEKKLEMWKPRARNICIVTDGVFSMDGILAPLDKIADLADRYGAMVLVDDSHATGFIGKTGRGTPEHFGVMDRIDIITTTLGKALGGASGGVVAGPREVTEMLRNRGRPYLFSNAVPPPIISAALRVIDLVSETTKLRDKLEWNARYFREKMDAAGFRLVPGETPIVPVMLGDAKLANDMARELLQEGIYVIGFSHPVVPMGKARIRVQLSAAHEKEHIDKAVDAFIKVGKKLGVIR
- a CDS encoding methyltransferase domain-containing protein gives rise to the protein MAKSQWAAFFDDHAPRYDENVFTKNTLAEVDFLIEALGLSRGDSILDIGCGTGRHAVELASRGFDVTGLDISSGMLAEARKRASSAGVEVAWVHADARRFAFRRGFDAVVCLCEGAFGLLTDADDPIGQPLAILRNAAGSMKTGARALFTVLNAMRMIRRAKGEGAEDAEFDPIALAERTDCLPPGSSRKYSLFERGFVPTELVLLFGTAGLEVLEIWGGTAGNWGRRPIDPDEYEIMVLAQKPERPPAPPFGFFARREFGT